One genomic window of Paenibacillus xylanilyticus includes the following:
- a CDS encoding HAMP domain-containing sensor histidine kinase encodes MTKRRSFRTTMIMLLGLSMLASGAITYGIYKLLQAYYSGVRAEDQLAEYRHFMKSIGDIYFFLILFIPLAILFFFWFTKPYVTYFKDISIGIRHLANGDFQHRVQISSKDELGTIAEDVNLASEKLREAVKRGDFAENSKDQLVVNLAHDLRTPLTSVLGYLDLLMKDDQLTEEQVRHFTSIAFTKSQRLEKLIDDLFEITRMNYGMLPIQKTRLDLSELLKQMNEELYPVFEKNRLLTRLTIESELTISGDGELLARVFENLLINAARHGKDGIYVDLKGYREADQVVIQVINYGGHIHPEDLPHIFDMYYTGDRARTPQEGGTGLGLFIARNIVEQHEGTISAQSDVVRTLFEVRLPAMG; translated from the coding sequence ATGACTAAACGAAGAAGTTTTCGGACAACCATGATTATGCTGCTGGGTCTGAGCATGCTTGCCTCTGGCGCGATCACCTATGGGATTTACAAGCTTTTGCAGGCTTATTATTCAGGTGTGAGAGCAGAAGATCAGCTTGCCGAATATCGCCATTTTATGAAAAGCATTGGAGATATCTATTTCTTCCTCATTTTATTCATCCCGCTCGCCATTCTGTTTTTCTTCTGGTTTACCAAGCCCTACGTGACCTATTTCAAGGACATTTCCATAGGGATCAGGCATTTGGCAAACGGAGACTTCCAGCATCGAGTTCAAATCTCTTCGAAGGATGAATTGGGTACAATCGCGGAGGATGTGAATTTGGCGAGTGAGAAGCTTAGGGAAGCGGTAAAACGGGGAGATTTTGCCGAAAACAGCAAGGACCAGCTCGTCGTTAATCTGGCACACGACCTGCGAACACCGCTGACTTCTGTGCTGGGGTATTTGGATCTGCTCATGAAGGATGATCAGCTGACAGAGGAACAGGTCAGGCACTTTACATCGATTGCCTTTACCAAATCCCAGCGGCTGGAGAAGCTGATTGATGATTTGTTTGAAATTACACGGATGAATTATGGCATGCTGCCAATACAGAAAACGCGGCTGGATCTTAGCGAACTGCTGAAGCAGATGAATGAAGAATTATACCCTGTATTTGAGAAAAATCGTCTGCTCACCCGGCTGACTATTGAATCGGAACTGACCATCTCCGGAGACGGAGAATTACTCGCCAGGGTATTTGAGAACCTGCTGATTAATGCTGCACGCCATGGCAAGGATGGCATCTATGTGGACCTGAAGGGATACCGGGAAGCTGATCAGGTCGTCATTCAGGTTATTAACTATGGTGGGCATATTCACCCGGAGGATTTGCCGCATATTTTCGATATGTATTATACCGGAGATCGTGCACGGACTCCTCAGGAGGGTGGGACAGGCCTCGGCCTGTTTATTGCCCGGAATATTGTGGAACAGCATGAAGGGACCATTTCGGCCCAGAGTGATGTGGTACGGACCTTATTTGAGGTGCGCCTTCCAGCAATGGGATGA
- a CDS encoding M15 family metallopeptidase → MKKWGFLLCIILIGYVITRSPASFQQKDEMIIEIQDKHENHTGDTVSITGNIQDQVHKGNLLLVNSTYPVHQEGIKTDIINVAQQDDLVRGYGLLDQNILLSREVAQAFQKMIEAAGEEGVRYFLISSGYRDFAKQNELYQEKGSDYALPAGHSEHNLGLSMDIGSTLATMDEAPEGAWLEKNAWKYGFILRYPKDKVSLTGIQYEPWHFRYVGLPHSAVMYKNNLVLEEYLDLLKEKDNIMVEVEGEKYHIRYYRADGDTTVYIPEHGQYDISGDNRDGVIVTVKE, encoded by the coding sequence ATGAAGAAGTGGGGCTTTTTGCTATGCATCATTTTGATCGGGTATGTGATAACCAGATCGCCGGCATCTTTTCAGCAGAAGGATGAGATGATCATTGAAATTCAGGACAAGCATGAAAATCATACGGGGGATACCGTATCCATCACCGGTAATATTCAGGATCAAGTACATAAGGGCAACTTGCTGCTTGTTAATTCAACCTATCCGGTTCATCAAGAAGGCATCAAAACCGATATTATAAATGTGGCACAGCAGGACGATCTGGTCCGTGGATACGGATTGTTGGATCAAAACATATTGCTTTCGAGAGAGGTAGCCCAAGCTTTTCAAAAGATGATTGAAGCGGCGGGTGAAGAGGGAGTGCGTTATTTTCTCATCAGCAGCGGATATCGAGACTTTGCCAAGCAGAATGAACTTTATCAGGAAAAGGGATCAGACTACGCGCTTCCGGCAGGACACAGTGAGCATAATCTTGGATTATCCATGGATATCGGCTCCACGCTGGCGACCATGGATGAAGCGCCAGAGGGTGCCTGGCTCGAGAAGAATGCCTGGAAATATGGATTTATCCTCCGTTATCCGAAAGACAAGGTGAGTCTCACGGGGATTCAATATGAACCCTGGCACTTTCGATATGTCGGACTTCCGCATAGTGCTGTCATGTATAAGAATAACCTGGTGCTGGAAGAGTATCTGGATTTGCTAAAAGAGAAAGATAACATTATGGTTGAAGTGGAAGGTGAGAAGTATCATATCCGCTATTACCGGGCGGACGGGGATACGACCGTATACATACCTGAGCATGGCCAATATGACATATCGGGAGATAACAGGGATGGAGTCATTGTCACAGTAAAGGAGTAA
- a CDS encoding VanZ family protein, with product MRQRKIKHKILWIAMLIIYLFLLTKLILFKGGPVDFEVVRVQLMAFLHQPDLIHTRTVNLTPFQEISRDWNSLSLHRPGTAIHLVGNVMAFIPLGMFIPMLMGNKLLSGANVFLSSLLLSLGYEVTQLLTGMGIFDVDDLMLNTLGGVIGYILFTMALGMKRLLIGGESRTVKKEYNPKESPV from the coding sequence ATGAGACAGAGAAAAATCAAACATAAAATCCTTTGGATTGCCATGTTAATCATCTATTTGTTTCTGCTAACCAAGCTCATTCTCTTTAAAGGGGGGCCGGTCGATTTTGAAGTAGTCAGGGTCCAGCTTATGGCTTTTCTTCATCAACCGGATCTGATTCATACACGAACCGTCAACCTGACGCCATTTCAGGAAATCTCAAGAGATTGGAACAGCCTGTCACTGCATCGTCCAGGTACTGCAATTCATCTGGTGGGTAATGTGATGGCTTTCATTCCACTGGGGATGTTTATTCCGATGCTGATGGGCAACAAATTGCTGTCAGGGGCTAACGTATTTCTGTCATCTCTGCTTCTAAGTTTAGGCTATGAAGTAACACAGCTGCTCACTGGCATGGGCATATTTGATGTGGACGATCTGATGTTGAATACATTAGGCGGGGTGATTGGATATATTCTGTTTACCATGGCTCTCGGCATGAAACGGTTGTTGATTGGAGGAGAATCCCGAACGGTGAAGAAGGAGTATAATCCTAAGGAAAGTCCTGTATAA